TGGAAATGCTGAAAAAGCTTTGTGGACCTTATTTTTCTACGAGGCACCCTGCAACGCATTGCGTATAGGAGCGCCTACATTCGCGACGCGTCTGGCAGCGAGTAGGGGGGGGACGGTAGCGGTCCATTGATCTTCCGCTCGCTGACACACGTACGCCTGTGTCTGCAGAAGTGGTGTGTTGACAGGTaattcgtaggaaaatttgatcgCCAATCTTACAAATTTTTTCGATCGCTATGCTTACTTCAAATCTGCACCATAAACCATGTACTGTCCCTGGGAGATCCCAATCTCATCAGTTTTATGATATGGTACCTTTAAGTACCTACATGCCCTAATCCGCAAGTGACTGACGTACAAAGACGAATTTCCGAAGACTGGAGCAATCATTACAGGTGAGAACTCACTTTAAAGAACCAATGCTGTTTTCTCGTGTAAGATATATGTTCACTGTTGCAGAACACGTCTCGCAAAAGGACAAACAGAATTCAGCAATGGATGGGACATCGCACCACCAGCCTCTAACATGAACAGATTGGTTgggattttgttttgttgggtTTAGAAAGCTCATAACCGTCGAAATTGAACGCATTTCAGAGGTATGATTGCAATTTGGAGAATCATGCGATACAAGTTGCCCACACTTGTACATACACTCACGGAACTCGTAATACTATTGCTCATGCATGGAAAAACTTGGCGGCTGACCCTAATAGAGCTTTGTTTACTGTAAGTAGTTGACAGTGAAATGTtaatataatgaaatgaattgactGAGAATTGAGAATTCAATGCGAAATCTTCCAGGCATTTTCAAATTGGTGGAGTGAACTTTGGCGAAATGGAATGCCGTCAAATATGATATTTCGAGCGGAAGATCAAGGACGAGTCGGCCAATGGGCGACGGTAACTGTCATCATGTTGAGAAATATTGAGCATTTGCTTAGTTTATTCAACTAATGATGAGGAGTTTAGATGGCCTGGTCATCTCATACTCATATCGGCTGCGCAGTAGCTAGATGTACTCATCATTATTTCACCGTTTGCGCGTTTGGTCCAGGGTATGAATTTCTTCGTTTACATAGATAGGAATCTTCTACTTTATTATTCCTAGttaatttaaaacaatttttccttttctagtGGTAATGTACCAGGACAACAGGTCTATCAAATAGGAGCTCCATGCACCAGATGCCCAGGTTCAAAAGGATGCTTCCAAGATCTTTGCCTACTATAAGAATAGGCCATAAGATTTATCCTACGTATTTAGACGAGCattgttgaagaaataaatagtgatAGCAAGATTGACATCCTCAATCAGGAACGTTCTAAAGTAGCAATGTAGCCTGAATATTGCTAaaggcaaaagaaaaatcggaaaagaaCTGTGTTGAACTGTATTGCCCAAACAATTCCGTCAACAGTATTCcgaagaaaaagcaattctcCGGAAAACTTCCAATGTTTGATTCTGTCTCCTATCAAAAGGCAAAATCTCTTATATCACAGCGGAAACACACATCACCATTTATAAATCCGAAATTTCCGTGGATTACGAGCACTAGACTGGTAAGTTTCTCCTACGTCTTAACTCTTTACACCCTTACAAATGACGATTTGAAAAGTTTGAGGCAGGATTGAACTCAATCGGTGGTGATGGACGCAATCTGTGCAGTGAAATCCACAGCTGAAACTGATGAAACTTGCCTCGAGATCAGAAAATTTGATGTTCGGATCTCTGAAAGAAAACACTGTAGTAGGCGTGTAGTTCACAACTGTGTGCTAGTTGCGCTCCTAGAAATCTAGGGAAACTGCGTATAAAACAGCTTTTGTTGTGTCCGCTTTCGCCCacgatgcaacttgttacgcgATAGATTACGGGCAATTCTGAGATCttcatgtcaaaaaaaaacccttgtcATTCATAACGTCACCCTTAAACCTCGAATGagctgaaatgaaaaagaaaattttgagaaaaaaaaactctgttaACTCTactaaaaactcaaaaaatgttaaatgaaATGGTTTCGTATGTTAAAGAAGAAGTGCGTGAAAGACGGAAATGACAACAGTAACCAACTTGCAGTCATTCATTTAGTCTTATCTATAGCCGAATATCTCGCCTTCGAAGCCCaatttatatacatatatttgtttatttatataatttatatatatatatatttatatatattctTGTTCCTAACTTTGGAACCGTAGAAGAACTCAATGAGGagattgttgttattttcgaAATCGAAATCAATGAGATTTTCACAAGATTACAACTACACACGATAAAACAGGCAATATTTCGAACATGAGTGACATTCAAACCCTTAGAGAGTTCTAATTTCTGGGAGGGTAAGGTAAAACAATAAGTCAAATTGGTCTTTTaccctcgcagacaagtcatATACCAATTTACCTCGGAGAGACGAAAGGCTGACCGGCACTAGAACATTTTCAAACCACCACTCAGTGGTGCATAGGGGCGGCGCAACTAAGAAACGGCATGAAAGCCGTCGTTTTAGCGACTAAAATCGtggtatgaaaaaaaacagcattttccacaccgttttttacgacgagcAGTGAAAAATGAGTGCTGTGTTCCACAGTCTACTACCCGAGCTCTATTATACCAATGGCAGGAGTGCAGAGGTGTGAGAGTAATTAACGAAGATTGTTTTCAAGTCACACCTTTGTCAAAAccaaattctcgaagtatattcgAAATTATCAGCTCGTCTGCTTtagaatggtattttcaaaatttaatttcccCCAATCCCatgaattccgacggtttgcgacggattttgggacagaagttagtagcggtgttgtatgcCTCGAAATCCTGGGATCTTAgctagcagaaaaaaaaatgcggtcAGCGTCTTTTAACGTtcaatcgaaagagtgatgctaggagtatacCCAATTACACAGGTGAGGAACGGAATTCAATATTCTGTCCTTCGTTAGCTATAGAAGATTTTTGTACTGCACTGCTGAACTCCCCATGGATtgcaaaataaggtgggctggATACGCACTGCGCTTCAACCGTTCGACCATAGTTGCAGGCGACTGGGTTCCAGGCGATATTAACGCACTTCAGCGTAACCCTCGACATGGTCAGTCTTCTTCAAAGAGACATTCAAAGAaagttttgatgtttttttgtgtCCCCCAAAAGGAGAAACCACTTGACAATGGGGGACAAATGAAAGTATACCTGGCGTCCGCTAAAGCGGGGATGTAGCGCGGTCGGTAAGAAGTTTGGCTTTGGGTGCACGGTGGATTGATCtgttcgaaaccgccgtagTGCCGACCATGCCTTTCATTCTTCCGGTGttgataaattagtaccagacgtGCCTGAGGTTATAACACGGATTGTATTCACATATGAACTTTCTTCCGAATGTCACCATAAGGTTCCGTGTGTGTTTACCAACCTCAAGCAactttgaattgaagtcgaacacgtaGGTGCACGCGTGCTGATTGATCAAACCCTTCTATCCTTTATTCACGTGATCACGACACAGTAGGAGAATGGAATGGCGGCTAATAGTAAtagtacttaaaggcatcactccacgaatctgaggtggtgcagatttcgggtggagtattcgtttacgagatgggagactacggagagggaggtgattccgtccatttcttgctaattgctgtaaaaaacggcccggaagatgcggcgccgcacaagactggcgcgctccaatcgaacctcttgtacaaaatggtgcgccaaaacgaatgaagccgtatcttccaggccgttttttacggcaattaggaagaaatggacggaatcacccccctctccgtagtctcccatcctgtatacgaatactccacctgaaatctgcaccacatcagattcgtggggtgatgcctttaacagaaaactcttttttgaGCAGGTTACGGACAGATTGTTAGTCATGCGGTAGAGAAAAACAATGTCTTAACAGATAACTAGCCTAGAAATCTTTATCTTTGAAACATTCTCCATGTATTCTGAACCGTAAAATTAGTCAGAATATTTACGTTGACTCAGACATAGCCCACAAAATTCTCTACGTCATGATTACACCGCCGATTCGGGATCGGAGAAGACGATAGATCACTATCTtcaccatttaccttttgtcGAGACGTTCAACCGAAGAGATAAGAATTTTATTGTtcgtgtatttttttctattttctctcgttatata
This is a stretch of genomic DNA from Necator americanus strain Aroian chromosome II, whole genome shotgun sequence. It encodes these proteins:
- a CDS encoding hypothetical protein (NECATOR_CHRII.G8292.T3), producing MTSILKLSLLGIILLVNIAPNGAQPTTIVRAPRGFLHFLNPANWFRAAPTLILTLSTPSTTTPKTTEKTTAKTTAATTAKTTAKTTEKTTAKTTAETTAKTTEKTTEKTTEKTTPKTTEKTTAETTPKTTEKTTEKTTEKTTPTTTTSTTTSTTTTTTTTKPKPITRPVVPVPPVVHPPRPYPVPTCPNPQVTDVQRRISEDWSNHYRTRLAKGQTEFSNGWDIAPPASNMNRLRYDCNLENHAIQVAHTCTYTHGTRNTIAHAWKNLAADPNRALFTAFSNWWSELWRNGMPSNMIFRAEDQGRVGQWATMAWSSHTHIGCAVARCTHHYFTVCAFGPGGNVPGQQVYQIGAPCTRCPGSKGCFQDLCLL